Below is a window of Mucilaginibacter ginkgonis DNA.
GCTCATCATGTGGTAAAGGATATGGCAGTGGAAGAACCAGTCACCACCAGGCTCATTGGCCGCAAATTCTATCGTGTCCCTCTCCATCGGCATAATGTCAAGGACATTCTTCATAGGAGCATTCTCGCCCTGCCCGTTGAGCACCCTGAAGTCATGTCCGTGCAGGTGCATCGGGTGCCGCATCATGCTATTATTGTAGAGGATGATCCGCAGGTTCTCGCCTTTTTTGATCAGGATCTTATCAGACTCGGATACCGTCTTATTATCCAGTGTCCAGACATAACGGTTCATATTTCCTGTCAGGTCAAACTTTAGCTCCCGCCACGGCCCCGCAGGCAAGCTGGTCTTTCCAGGGTCGCGAAGCATGTTATAATTCAATGTTACGATGTCCGGGTTTTCAGCGGCCATATTCATGCCTGACATGCTTTGGTCATTTGCCATTTGCATTCCAGCCATGGTAGCTTTTGTTTTTTTAGCGGCTGGTTTTTCCTCGCCGGTAATCTCCGGGTACATGACGGTGTTCATATCCATGATCTGGTTTTGCATGGTCATGCCATCCATCTGTACCATATTACCATTCATGTCCATCATATCATTCATCATTTTCATACCGGCAAAGTATTTCAGCTTTGGCATTTTACCGGCATAAACTTTATCGCCTTTGCCCAGCCAAAGTGACGCGGACTTCGTACGGTCTTCGGGGGTGACCAGGAATTCATAGCTTTTATTTTCCGGTATGGTCACCACCACATCGTAGGTTTCGGAAACTGCAACGATCAGCCGGTCGACTTCAACAGGCGCTACGTCATTGCCATCCGTTGCAACCACGGTCATTTTACCACCTGCATACTTCAACCAAAAATAAGAGGAAGCACCACCGTTGGCGATGCGCAATCTCACTTTATCACCGGCTTTGAATTGTGGTTGTTCATTTTGATTTTTTCCATTGATGAGAAAATTATCATAGTATACATCGCTCACATCCATGGCGGTCATACGCTTCCATTCATTGGCAACCTTCGTTTTGAAGTTGCCTGATCTTATCGCTTCGAGGTAGCTTTGCGTTGTTCCCTTTTTGATGGCGAACCAATCCGTAGCGGCATGAAGGCTCCGCTGAACCTCCTTGGGATTCATATTCGTCCAGTCACTTAATACCAGCGGAATGGTCGGAATGTCCCATTCCTGGCGTTTATTCATGATAAATGCACCGTACATGCCGATCTGTTCCTGTAAACCGGTATGACTGTGATACCAATGGGTGCCATGTTGTTTGATGGGAAACTTATATAAATGCGTTTCACCCGGCTTGATCGGCATCTGGGTCATGTTAGGCACTCCGTCGTAACGGTTGGGTAGAAACAGTCCGTGCCAGTGCAGCGAGGTTTCTTCTTTCAGTTTGTTGTGAACATAGATTTCCGCAGTATCGCCTTCCGTAAATGTCAATGTCGGCATGGGAATACTGCCGTTTACGGCAATGGCACGCTTTGGTTTTCCACCATAGGTAACGGTAGTGTCGGCTATAAAAAGGTCATACCGAACCGTACGGGGCGGATATTTAGTGCTAATGGTTTTGATAGACCCTAAATGGTCTTTTGCAGCTTGAATATCGGCCGGTCCGCTGCTCATTTTCATACCATCCATCTTCATACCCTCCATTTTTCCACCTGTTTTCGCACTGTCCGTTGCGGGCATGTTCAGTCCAGACATATTTATAGCTTTTGGTTGCTCTTTGACCAGTTTCATCCCGCACTTGGGGCAGTTGCCTGGTTGGGCCGAATGAATATCAGGATGCATCGGGCATGTATAACTGACAGCACTTGCCGCAGGCGCTTTTTCCATCGGCTTGTTATCCGCCTTCAGGTTTTTTCCCTTTAGTGTCATGTTTTTAGCGGCTGTCTTTGGGGCAACTGCCTTTGGTTTTTCTTTAACCAGCTTCATGCCGCATTTGGGGCAATTACCAGGTTTTGCGTCATGGATTTCCGGATGCATAGGGCAGGTATAAGTGACCTGCTGCTGTTTCTGCATTCCCGGCATACCCTGCATATCGGTTTGAGCCTTCGCTATCTGCCCGAATAAAAGTATCAGCACCATAAGTGTTATATTTTTCATCTTTTAACTTTTACGGCAGTGTGCTGCTGGTCTCTTTAGCCCAATTCAGCAACGTTGCCTTATCTTCTTTTGTAAGTATTGCATCACGGTGTATCATTGTATAGGAACCCAAGGGCATAGCGCCTTCCTCCAGGCTTTCGCCGATTGCCCTTATGCGGCTTCGCTGCCGCCTGGCAGCGTAATCACCGAATTCGTCAAAATTCAGTTCATCTTTGCCGCGCCTGATATGACCATCCAGTATATATCGGACTGGCTGCAGTTGCGCGTACCAGGGATAGTTGGTATGATCGCTATGACAATCATAACATGACCGTTTCAATATGACCTGAGCGTTTGATGGAACCTGGATAACCTCTGCCATCGTTTTACCGGCAGGAGCTTTTCCTTGGTTATGGTCGCGCGGGAAAAATTGCATAGCAGCAAGCAGCAGCGCCCCTGATCCGATGATCTTAACCGTCCTGTTCATGGTCATTTATTTTAATTCTTCCTTCACATTTCCGCAGGTTGACATGCCTGAACCCATATAGGGGTTTTTGATCTCTTTACTTTCACTTAGCCAGATCGCCCCTTTTTTATCATTATACATGGGGCAATGATCGACGAATAATGACCGTCCCGCACCGAAAAGCTTGACCAGATCATACATATCTTTGCTCAGCATATCAAAGTGTTCACGCTGATGCGGCAGTTTTCCCGCGCTTTCGCCAATGTGCTCGGCCATTTCATGCGCGTCGTCGGCAATGTCCTCGAAAGATTTTTTCTGGGTGGCTGAAAGTGCGGACTTATCAAACTTTCCAAAACCATCAGCGAGGGCTTTACCAGCCGTTGCAGCGTCCTTACTGTTGTCTTGCGCCAGCGCATTTTTCAATTCCAAATAACTGCCAACGAGGCCATTTACCGCTGTAGCAGGCTTTGAAGAAGTAGCGGATTGTCCTGGCGTATTTGCCGTTTTGGTTGAATCAGTAGCCGTGGAGGTTGATGTGGATTTATTGTTATTGCAAGCTGTGAATGAAACTGCGGTGATGGCTAAGCTAACTATGATTAAATTTTTCATGATGTCTAAATTTTGTAATGAGCAATGACCGGCAAATGATCAACATTTGCCGGTTAAGCTTTATGGATAAACTTATTTATTAAGGGTTTCGGTAACCTTGCCACAGGTGAGCATTTGGTTTCCGTAGTATGGGTTCTTGATCGCAGCTTCAGCAGAAAGCCAATAGCTTTTCTTCATCGGGCAATAAGCATAATAAACCGGCTTATCCGATAATTTTACTGCTTTTGCCAGTTTGAAGAAGTTCAACGAGAAATTGGCAAAGTGTTCCCGCTGATGGGCGATATCCTTGCTCTCCGAAATATGCCGCGCATCAAAGGCAAGCTTTTCCTGTAAAAGCATAAAAGTGTCCATCTCCGGCTTGTCCAGCGTCTTCATATCGACCCCATTGATCGCTTTCAGGAACTCGGTAGCATGAGTGGCTGCG
It encodes the following:
- a CDS encoding heme-binding domain-containing protein, translated to MNRTVKIIGSGALLLAAMQFFPRDHNQGKAPAGKTMAEVIQVPSNAQVILKRSCYDCHSDHTNYPWYAQLQPVRYILDGHIRRGKDELNFDEFGDYAARRQRSRIRAIGESLEEGAMPLGSYTMIHRDAILTKEDKATLLNWAKETSSTLP
- a CDS encoding multicopper oxidase domain-containing protein, which codes for MKNITLMVLILLFGQIAKAQTDMQGMPGMQKQQQVTYTCPMHPEIHDAKPGNCPKCGMKLVKEKPKAVAPKTAAKNMTLKGKNLKADNKPMEKAPAASAVSYTCPMHPDIHSAQPGNCPKCGMKLVKEQPKAINMSGLNMPATDSAKTGGKMEGMKMDGMKMSSGPADIQAAKDHLGSIKTISTKYPPRTVRYDLFIADTTVTYGGKPKRAIAVNGSIPMPTLTFTEGDTAEIYVHNKLKEETSLHWHGLFLPNRYDGVPNMTQMPIKPGETHLYKFPIKQHGTHWYHSHTGLQEQIGMYGAFIMNKRQEWDIPTIPLVLSDWTNMNPKEVQRSLHAATDWFAIKKGTTQSYLEAIRSGNFKTKVANEWKRMTAMDVSDVYYDNFLINGKNQNEQPQFKAGDKVRLRIANGGASSYFWLKYAGGKMTVVATDGNDVAPVEVDRLIVAVSETYDVVVTIPENKSYEFLVTPEDRTKSASLWLGKGDKVYAGKMPKLKYFAGMKMMNDMMDMNGNMVQMDGMTMQNQIMDMNTVMYPEITGEEKPAAKKTKATMAGMQMANDQSMSGMNMAAENPDIVTLNYNMLRDPGKTSLPAGPWRELKFDLTGNMNRYVWTLDNKTVSESDKILIKKGENLRIILYNNSMMRHPMHLHGHDFRVLNGQGENAPMKNVLDIMPMERDTIEFAANEPGGDWFFHCHILYHMMSGMGRVFSYENSPPNPDVPDPKLAQRKLFWDDQMPHLMGKVGLESNGTDGQVMLGSTRWKAMTMWHLGTDAMMGYESETTVGRYIGRNQWLFPYVGFDYHYKKFNPDEKNIFGSDYKNLFGQVSNKENRHTVVAGVAYTLPMLFVADMRIDGNGKLRFQLGREDIPVAQRLRMSLMINTDKEYSAGFRYILTKYFSLSTHYDSDMGLGGGLTLTY
- a CDS encoding DUF3347 domain-containing protein gives rise to the protein MKKTFLLVAFIATAFTQQLFAQDAKTSSLSSLLSSYYGVKDALVTSNSPDAATHATEFLKAINGVDMKTLDKPEMDTFMLLQEKLAFDARHISESKDIAHQREHFANFSLNFFKLAKAVKLSDKPVYYAYCPMKKSYWLSAEAAIKNPYYGNQMLTCGKVTETLNK
- a CDS encoding DUF3347 domain-containing protein, which produces MKNLIIVSLAITAVSFTACNNNKSTSTSTATDSTKTANTPGQSATSSKPATAVNGLVGSYLELKNALAQDNSKDAATAGKALADGFGKFDKSALSATQKKSFEDIADDAHEMAEHIGESAGKLPHQREHFDMLSKDMYDLVKLFGAGRSLFVDHCPMYNDKKGAIWLSESKEIKNPYMGSGMSTCGNVKEELK